CGAATCGTACTATGTTGTCAATACCCAGAGCCTTGAGCTGCATGATCACAGGGGCCAGGTTCGAGCGTTGGATTTCAGGTACTGTAGCGTCTGGTAATTTTTCATAGGCCTGCTGAGTATACAAACGGAAGCACTTGCCTGGCTTTGTTCTACCAGCGCGACCTGCTCGCTGAACAGCGGCAGCTTTTGATATCGGGACAGCTGTCAATGTCTCTATGCCTGTGCTTGGATTATACGCTCTGAGCTTGGCAAATCCGCAGTCGACGACATATACTATACCGTTGATAGTGACTGAAGCTTCTGCGATGTTGGTCGACACGATGACCTTGCGTGTGTTTTCAGGGGCTGGCTCGAAGACGTACATTTGCTGATCTGTTGTTAGGCCAGAATAAAGAGGAAGCGGTAGCAGAGCTGGTGTTTTGGGATGCAGGGTAGCAGCACGTTCCGTTATCAATTGAATTGTGGTCTCGATCTCCTCTCGGCCAGTCAGGAAAACCAAAATATCACCGTCCCCTTCTTGCAAGTGTATGTCAAATACAGTTTTGACGGCTCGTTCCACATAATCTTCTGCTGGGTTTTCGAGGTACAGAATGTCGACAGGATACATTCGTCCCTCAAGACTAATAATTCTTCCGATGCTTCCTCCCAGTTCGCCGGCTTCTCCGTCGCCTTGGAATTGTTCCCCGGCGAAGAATTTCAGAAAGTCTTCAGCCTGCAGAGTCGCACTACTGACCACAATTCGGAGGTCGGGGCGTCTCTTCATGATTTTTTTAAGTATTCCAAGAAGAATATCGGTACTCAGTGATCGCTCATGTGCCTCATCGACCATGATTATCGAATatcgagaaagaagaggatctACGAGGACCTCTCTGAGCAACATTCCATCAGTCAGGAACTTAATTCTTGTCGAAGCAGATGTCACGTCTTCAAAACGAATCGAATATCCCACTTCTTCGCCTAATTTGCAGCgcatctcctcggccacTCGAGCTGCGACAGTAGTGGCAGCCACCCGTCGCGGCTGTTACCAGCTTAGCAATTACACATACTGACGTGCTGTGGGTCATGATGGAGGGGATAGAACAATACCTGAGTGACAGCTATGGCCTTTCCATCTGCACACCATCCCGCTTGATCCAGATACTGTGGCAGCTGCGTTGTTTTTCCGCTACCAGTTTGTCCAACGACAATCGTGACAGGGTATGTTTCGACAAGATAAAGCAAGCTTAGGCGATGTCTTGCAATTGGTAGTAGTGCAGCAGGCTTGTATAATGCTGGAATGAAGGTGGAAGAGATTTCCAATTCTGAAGCCATTGTTAATGCTGGTCTATCAACCACTTTCAGTTATGTAAATTCAAAAACCACTCGTAAGTCATACGCCTCTCGGTTTATAAAGGAAACGCAATCGAGGCATATTGGACGGGTGATATAGGCCCCCGTTTATGCAGAATGCTCATACCACGTATATACAAGCTCAGAAGGACGTAAGCTGCGGATTTACTGGAAGTTATAGTAAATTATTTTTTACTTCCTTTCGAGGAGGCACTGCTCCAGATATTTGAGGTTCAGAGATATGGATATAGGTGGATTAGGTAAGGCGGGACCTATGTATCACGTGTCACAAACGTCACTGCGGGTCCGAACCCAATCACAAGCGTCCGTTGTCTGGAGCTTTGGATAGGAGGTGGTCTTCCAATAATAACGGCAATGACCCTGAATTACTTTCTGCCTACAGATACCTTCACCTGATACTTTCAATCTCGGTTTGGAAGAGACGCCTTGCGAAACAAACCTTTATACTCTCTGCACAAGAACGCACATTCGACTAACTGAGATCGAAATCATTCCGAGCCAAATGTCGGACGAGGACAAGATGGTAGGCTGTCATGTGCCCTTTGTGACATGATAACAACTAACCTCTCTCAAGACTCCCAGCAAATCCGCGGCTGTCCCTAGTAGTCCAAAACCAGAGTCGCCGACTACTGCGCGTCCCTTAgattttgatgatgaaccACAAGAAACCGGTGTTACCActgctcctcctcagcaaACTGGTACCGAAGCTGCCCCGCCAAAGCCACCCCGTCCAGTGAGCCCGCGGCAACAGGCAGAGAACACCCTCAAAGAAGCCTTTCCCACTATCGAAGCATCCGTCATCAGGGCAGTTTTGGTCGCCAGCAACTGGGATATCGAACGGGCTTTTCATGCTCTCCTTGGTATGTGAAGCTGAACCTGTGCCAGCCTTGCAGTCATTAACAAAACGCTTTCTTAGGCATGACCGACCCCAACGCTCAGCAAGAAGACATAgcgcctccaaagcctcctcgtccatctgCGGCGCAGAGGCAATTGGAAGCGGATGAGCTGTATGCCCGTCAACTAGCCGAGCATTACAACCGTCGTGCGCCGCAACCCCGCTGGGACGAGTCTCGACGTGACCGGgctagaagaggaagcgATCAGTCGGAGGAGCGGGAATATAGTTTTTTTGACGGTATGTGGTGCTATTTGATATCACCAGCCTTGCTTTATTATTGACGCGCTTTGGCGCAGATGATCTTCCTGTGATTCGCGAGAACATTCGCAAGGGATTCCTGGAGACTCAGTCCAAAGTGAACTCTTGGGTCCAGAACCTCAAAAAGCGACTTGACGGTGAGGACGTCGACGAGGGACCATCTAACCAGCGCTATGGTGAAGGCCAAGGTTACAGTCGACCAAGAAGGAGTGGTGATATGGGTCGTCGCAGCGGTGACCGCGAACGTTACGATGCTGACCCTCAGTTGTTGAGCGACGACTTCTCTGCGCTGGAACTGAGAGACTCTGAAGGTCTGTCCAGTCCCGTGAAACGGATTCTTCCCGCGACCATCGCTAATTTGACTGCAGCACCTCCACCCCAACCACCAAGGAGGCCACTTGCTAACCCAAATCTGTACAAATCAGCTTCTCCCTCACCTGACAGGCGTAAGGTATCTTTCCAAGAGGGTCCACCATCAGAGATCGGCAATCTTTATGACACGTCCGACCCGGCCAAACGCACGTCCACGGGAAGCAAATCGAGCAAGTGGCAGCCGCTGGCCACAGTGGAGCCATCTCCTGTCGCAGAGAATGATCCGTTCAGTTTGGGAGACAGCGAAGATGAGAGAGATACCAAGGGCAGAGAGCAGAATCATGCTGACGAAGCTGATCGTATCAAGAGGGCTACAGCAGAAGCGATGGCCGGTGAACTTGGTACCACAAAGGTTAACGATCAGACACAGACCGCTGGAAAGTCATAATAAGCAGCCGGCCTTTGATCGCGTATCTTTCGCCGGAAATTGTTATCTGTTGCGCTCTCCTTGGTCCTGCCTTTATACCACCATTCTTTATTTGTCTTTATAGTCGATTCTATGATACCAGGGGTGCTATGACGCAGGCATAGGAAATCGAAGTATTGAAGGCTTAGACTTCGGAGTATCAGTTTTAAATACGATCGTAGTAATTATATTTTGTAAAGGGTATCGTCCTGTGCCGACCAGATGGAGAAATGTGATGCAaaatagaaaagaaaacaggaAAGCCAGACCACATTGATGCCACCAGAACCGCGATGTGCCGGCTATCTGACGGCTGGGTGAAAGAGCAAGACGTCTATCTTGCAAACAACGAAGTACCTAAAAGCAATTACTCAGGCATGGCGTGCTTATTTGCAAGGCCCCGCGAGATTGCCGCAGCTTCCTTCCTAAGGTCAGTTATAACAGTCTATATACAGTCATTGGCAAATTAGTCCTAGCCCATCAATCATTCATATTtaaaagaaaacaaaaacGGGAATAGAAACCTACCGCCAGGGCGTCAGGATTGACTCCATTTTCGATGAGAGACACGCAGAGGGAGAGCTCTGTTCGGTCCAGATTTGTGTTCTAGGCCAGGTTCATGTCATGCATCAGTTGACGTCCCAACTCCCGCCATACATCTTTGCCGAAATAAGTGTACATAGCACGAAGCCATAACTGAGAATGGAGAGATTGGAGCGCATACCAGGAGGGTTGAGATTTCGTGAAGAATGTCAACGACTTCGCGGGCGGCCTGGCGCTTGTCCTCAGCTTGCGGGGGCATTTCcaatgatgattgatgcagCAGCTGATGTTTGACCTGTGCAGCAGTTGAGAATCCTATGTCCTTGGTCTTGTATTTGAGAATGTAAACTACCGTACCCGACGTACTTATCCAGGTAGTCACCTACTAGTCGTACTGTCTATTATGGATGTACCTGATTGATCATCCGGTGGGGTCCTGTGCAGCTGGCTATAAATGACTCTGATTGGTTACTTCAACTATCTCCATGGCCGTCCCTTGTGCCTCAGGCTTGAATTCTTTATCTGGGCGAAAGTTCTTCAGTCTGCTCGTTGCCAAAGGTACCTTGAGcctccattcttcagtgTGGTGTGTTTCCGATTATCTCCTTCATGCCGAATTGGCCAGGAGAGCAGCACCCCTGAAACACTGTGGTCTCCTCGTCTTGCTGTCTCTTACAGCCCTGAATGTAGATCATCTTTAAAACTTTGCAGGATCCATGATGTCAATCAATTTAACCATATCAGACATTCATGCTTTAGGCAAAGATCAGGCATTTGACATCCTCGCACAAATTGCACGGATTGAGAAAAAGACTTTTCCGGCTAACGAGGCATTCCCCTTTGGAGAAGACCtttggaagaagaagcctaaCACCAGGGTCTTATATGCGGTCAGCACAGCTTCCGGTGTACCGCGTCGTTTAGTTGCCTATGCTGTCTATGTTCGGCAGAAAGGAGTAGCTTTACTGCACAAAGTCTGTGTTGTGGAGGCATTTCGTCGACAGGGTATCGGGATGCAGCTTATGAACTACATTCGGCAGCGTCTCCAGAAGGAAGGCTGCCAATACATTCAATTATGGGTGGACAAGGCTAGGGAACCCGCTCGTTCATTGTACAATCGCAGTGGGTTCGAAGAACGAGAGGAGATTGCCGATTACTATGCGCCAGGTCGTACTGGAATTCGAATGGTCCTTGACCTCAAACGCGGTTGAGACTCCCTTGGATTTCTCAGGCTTTGATCTTTGAACCCCTGGAGCCTGTCTTGACCGAAAGCTCTTCCCTTGAGCTCCATAAGGTTCGAGATAGATGCGACAATGTCTTTCATTATCTCTGTTATCAGTTCCCACTGGGTCCTCCAAGGGATATTCTTGAGACCTAGGGGTTCGACTTCCTCCTTCGCTTCTGGGCGGTAGGATCAATTCATACCCCCTTGCAGGACCGTGCATATCACAACGTGATTTTTTAGTCCGTCATGCGGAACGGAATTCGAACCAATTCTTCACTTCCATACTTGGGTGACGTCAAAAATGTTCAGGCATGAATTCCTTGAAAGGGTGGCAGTTTCGCGCCGCTCCTTAGTTCAGATGGCTGGTCCTTGGGCGGAATCACCCTGAAGAAGGGTGGGTAGCCTACGACGTCCTCCCATACCCGTCGCCCTCATTCGCTTCTTCGTCCGACACTCTTGTCCGCATCCAAGTGTCCGATGTCTGGATGGTCTGACGGTCAACCCAAGCGAGCCTGCTCTGTGACCCTGGAACAGCATTTGAGGCTTGACGAGCTATGGCACTCATTGCATTGGTCGTCCTGGCACTGCTGGTCGCAGTCAACGCTAGTCTAGTTTCAAACTACCCGGTAAACGCACAATTACCACCTGTGGCTCGAGTCTCACGGCCTTTTCACTTCGTCTTCTCACCGGGGACTTTCAGCGGTACAGAAACGGAAACACAATATTCCCTGCAAAGTGCACCTTCATGGCTACACCTAGACAGTTCAAGCCGGACCTTGTCTGGTACTCCTACGAGTCGAGATATGGGACCGAACAAATTCAAACTTGTGGCCAACAATGGGCCAGATTCCGCAAACATGGAAGTTACTCTGGTCGTCACAGCAGAGGATGGACCGAAGCCTGGAAAGCCACTGCTGCCACAACTTGAAGCCATTGGTGCTACATCAGCACCATCAACAATCTTCGTGCACTCCGGCGATTCGTTCGTGATCTCGTTTGATCATGATACTTTCACGAATACTCGCAAGTCGACCTTTTTTTATGCAACATCCCCGGGGAACACACCTCTGCCATCGTGGGTCCAGTTTGACCCGTCTAATCTCGAGTTTTTCGGTACGACTCCCAACACTGGGCCTCAGACATTTACATTCAACCTTGTCGCCTCGGATGTCGCCGGCTTCAGTGCAGCCATCATGAGTTTTGAGATGACCGTCAGCCCGCATATTTTGTCTTTCAATCAGAGCACGCAGACTCTGTTCCTCACTAGAGGAAAGCACTTCAATAGCAGTCACTTCCGCGACATTCTTACCCTAGATGGTAGACAACCAGAAAACGGCGAAGTGACTTCTACTGAGGCCCAGGCTCCGAGCTGGTTAACCTTCGACAGAGATACCATCTCTTTGAGTGGTACGCCCCCTGCCAATGCCATGAACGAAAACGTCACAATTTCCGTGAGAGATACCTATGGAGATGTCACTCGAATGATTGTCACTCTGCAATATTCACAATTCTTCACAGACAACATCAAAGAGTGCGACGCAGTGATTGGTGATGATTTTGTGCTGGTCTTCAACAGCGCGATCTTGAAAAATGACTCGGTCCAACTCGAAGTGAATCTTGGTCAGCAACTGCCCTGGCTGCGATACAACCCTGATAACAAGACCCTTTATGGGCATGCTCCCTCAGATCTTCAACCTGGCAGGTTCCCTATCACATTGACTGCTCGTGAGGGGACTGCGGAAGACAGCGAACAGTTTATCATCCGTGCTGTGCGAGGGGACCGACAAGATGGTGGCGAAGCTAAACTAACCAACACGAAcaatggcggtggtggcCACGGAAAGAAAGCCGGCATCATTGCCGTCGCGGTTGTGATTCCTATTGTTTTCGTAATGGTTATCTTGTCACTCTTCTGCTGTTGGCGCTACAAGCGCAAGGCGAAAGctgcagcgcaagaagaagggcaatTTCCGACTGAGAAAGATTCGAGACTAACTCCGAGGAATCTCCCTCCGTGCCGGCCGTACGAAACGATCAAACCCAATGACCCTCCTATCATCTTCAGGAGCCCGTCgctatcatcatcaaagcctCCAAAATTGGAACTGAGGCCTTTGTGGAGCGAAAAATCGCTGGAAGACAGCAGGCAAGCGCGCAATTCGGATGACAAGGAAAACTCTCTTGCACATTCGACGATCGAATGGGACTTTGCCCCCTTGACATGCCATAACCCgcaggaagagaaacaaaCAGAGGATGTTTCTCCCCAGAATAAACGACTGTCGTTCCAGAGCAGTCCTTCATTACATAGAAGAACAACGGCCAATTCCACAAAACGAGAGCCCCTCAAATCTATACAGCCAAGAAGATCACTTAAGAGAAATTCGGCGGCCTCTTCTAGGTCCCGAAGGTATTCCAGGCGCTCGAGCGGCATTTCATCTGTAGCCTCGGGGCTTCCGGTAAGGCTGAGCGGCGCAGGTcatggagctggaggattCGGGCCTCCTGGACATGGAGTGGTTCACGTATCATGGCAAAACACTCACGCGTCTCTGCAAAGCGATGAGAGCAGCGTTGGAAATATTGCTCCCCTTTTCCCCCGGCCTCCCCCTCGTGGGAGAAACAGCGTGGAATTCAGGATCCTTGACCATCCAAGACAGCTCACTGTGCGGGCCGTGGAGCCAGAAAGCCCAACTATTTCAGAATCCGATTCACTGGAAGCCTTCGTTCATTACCGGGCTAAGAATAGAAACTCCTCCAACCCCATGTTCTCGGCGCAATTCGCACGCCGGACATCCTCTGGTCTACGCGCTCTGGAGAGAGCTCGAAGTACGGCTAGTCGCGCGGACACAATGTCCAGTTCTATCTACAACGATGGTCGTCGACAGTCGTACATCCAGGACCGTCCGGGTTCGATGGCGATGTCCGCAATGTCTGCGTCCGTTTATACAGAGGAAAACCGCAattcggccttcttgcaaTCCCTAGGTCTAGAAGCCCTGAACGTCCGACCTATCGCTCCATTACCCAAAAAGCAAAGCCAATCGAGCCTAGCGCAGAATTATTCCAAGATCATCTCGCCGCTTCCCCGGTTCTTCAGCGAAACAAGCCTGAGTAGCAATCGACGGTTGGAGCCCGGAAACGCGGTCGATACCTTGGACGAGTCCCAGAACGTAAATGAAGATTCCTCTGGGAGTCAACGTCGATGGTACCGGGGTAATCCTTATTTCCAGGAAAACTTTAGCACCCATCGCTTTTCCCTGCGGAGGAGCCCATCAACCTCATCAGTTCCAGCCGACAGTACCGTACGCCGGGTGAGTCTGGTGCGGTTCGCTGGCATGGGGAACGGGGACGACCAGACCATGAATTTTGACCAACGATGGAGAAATCGCCGGTCTGTCAGCATTGAGCAACCTGGCGGCAGTGTACAAAGGGATGTTGTAAACAGTGTCAGGAGCGACGCTAATTTTGTCTGATCATGCCCAGTCAGAAAATAAAGTATTCAACATCACACTTCTTGTGGCTGTTTAATCTTTCATCGTCAGAAGTCTCAGTGCTATAGCCGTGCCTGTTTTGGGATTCCTGTCTTTACAAGGTGTATTATTGATTCCCAAGGTGGCTGTTCTGTTTAGATAGTGACATAGTGGCCGGCCACGGTGTTTTGACGTCCTTCAAGAATCTAGTGTCATTTCTAGGGTATTTCTGTCTCCTGGTTTGGTTCATCTTAAGGGATTAGTACCTCTATCATTATGGTGTCATCGATACAACCTTACTTGGTAAACTACCTAGTATCAACCTGAAACATGGAAGTCGAGCCATTCTTCACTATTGAAACTTGAAAGCTATCTATCTAGTCATAATGTAGATTCTTAAGTGATTAATAAATTTCTTTATATTAGTTTTTATGCATATCAGGAGTTGCCTCGAAGGTCAACTGTTGATGGATCATCCCACGGATGTATGTACTAGCGTAGACACATGACCTCCTCCTGCTTAGAGACTGTTCCGGACCTCAGGCATCAGCAAGGGTCTATCATACAGCACTAAATaagcaacaacaatgaaaTTAGGAGATATGCTTCTTGAATAATAGTCAGGAAATGATCAAACCTGGTATCTTAATCAATAACTCCTCGTTCCTAGGTGAGCGGATCGCTGGATGCAGATACTTTCATTCCCGGAGATTTGCACACgccactactccgtagaaggCTTGGGAATTTATTCTTCGGAGAGAGTTGCAAAAGATCATATTGTCGAATTGGAATTTCGTTGATAGGACAAAGTAGATCGGATCGAGATACGGTAATCTAATGACCTGTGTACCTCTCTAGCTTCGTTTACTATCTACTCCCCTCAGACAGCATAAAGTAGATAGCAATGATAATGCCTCAGGTGCCTGTGCTTCAGACACCTTGGTATGAGTACTGGAAATGTCAATGGAAGCCTGAGGCAAAGCCAGGCCAGTACACCTCGTGACATCGACCAGCTCGAGATTCTTAGTGTGAAGAAATCGAGaaaagtaataataataataataaagtgGCATTTCTTTCACTTAcatctctcctttctctcttcacTGTTTCAAGAGTTTAGATGATAGTCTTTCATCGCTATCGTCAttttcaccatcaccactatcatcatcggtggatcactacggagtaccgCCACTTAAGAGGTGATCCAGCTCCAGGTCTGTAGGTAGGTGCCCAGGTAAGCTAGGCAGTAAATACCACCGCTTACTGTACCTTACTGCCATACTGCCTGCCCTTGCCCTCAGCCCAGTTCTTCGTGCTTTGCCTCTTCCGCcttttcccccctcctcctccgtcgtCCCCTCAAATCGATCAACGCCGAGCCCTTCCAAATCCCCTTTCAATTCTCCTCCCTTCACTTTTGTGGATGCGTGACTTGTGGCCcgagaaaaaaaatttctCTCACCATCTTTGATATTCTCAAGAATCAACAGTTGACCTGCTATACAACATGGGTCAGACCTTATCTGAACCTGTGGTCGAGAAGGTAAGCAAATCATCTGTTCTTTCGTCGTGCTTTCGATCCCCCACATTGCTGTCTTCGTTACGCAATTTCAACCGTTCCTGTTCAAAGTCCGCGGCTCGCCTATACTGCAAAATTCTGTGCGCAACACAGCGTCCGATTTTGCTACAGTTACGGCTGTTTGTATAATTTTATTGAGTTACGAGAATTTGACAATTGTACTTTTTCCGTCTGAGGTCTTCTGGTTGCCGCCTATTCGTGATGCGGACCTGTGGGGTGCTCACGCGAAAGACCAAGTTCTGCGGCGGACACACTTCCCGAACAATCGGCCACCATTGCTTATTCGAACATACCTCTCCGATCACTGCTGACAATTTTCATGCTTATCCTCTAATAGACTTCCTCCGAGGGTCAAGATGAATGTTGTTTGTATGGTTTGTCGGCCATGCAGGGCTGGCGAATCAGCATGGAGGACGCCCATGCTGCGGTCCTAGACCTTCAAGCCAAATCCACAGGAGGTTCCGAAAAGCCTACAGATCCCGATAAACGCCTCGCTTTTTTTGGTGTATATGACGGTCATGGTGGAGATAAAGTAGCGTTATTCGCGGGAGAAAATGTGCATAAGATCGTTGCAAAGCAAGAGGCCTTTGCGAAGGGCGATATCGAGCAGGCGTTGAAGGATGGCTTCCTGGCTACCGATCGGGCTATTTTGGAAGGTAAGTGGACGCCACTCTGGGGCTTCTGGAATTCTGAATTCTGTTCTCTTGTCATTGTTCGGCTTGGGGTTCTCAACGAAACTGACTTGTCTAGACCCGAAATATGAGGAGGAAGTCTCCGGTTGCACAGCTGCCGTCAGTGTTATTTCAAAGAACAAGATATGGGTCGTATGTACCTTCAACCTATACCCTACGGCCATCACTTGGCGATCAGGAGAAAGGCTAATTGGGATGGTAGGCAAACGCGGGCGATTCACGCTCAGTATTGGGTGTAAAGGGCCGCGCAAAGCCGCTTTCTTTCGACCACAAGCCACAGAATGAAGGTCCGTGTCTTATCATCCAACCCTCCGGACTTTCGCAGCTAAGATATGAATATAGGCGAGAAAGCTCGTATCAGTGCCGCTGGTGGCTTCGTCGACTTTGGCCGAGTCAACGGTAATCTGGCCCTATCCCGGGCCATTGGTGATTTCGAGTTCAAGAAGAGCCCCGAGCTCTCACCTGAGCAGCAGATTGTCACAGCTTATCCAGATGTGACAGTTCACGAAGtgactgatgatgatgaattccTTGTTATCGCCTGCGACGGTACGTCTTTCTGTATCGTGGGCTTATCTACAATTACACCGTCTTGTTGCCCTTTACTAATGGATTTGCTTGTAGGTATTTGGGACTGTCAGTCATCCCAATCCGTAGTCGAGTTTGTTCGGAGAGGTATCGCTGCAAAACAGGAACTTTACCGTATCTGTGAAAATATGATGGACAACTGCCTTGCTTCTAACAGTGAGACTGGAGGTGTTGGATGTGACAACATGaccatgatcatcattggTCTTCTTAATGGCAAAACCAAGGAAGAATGGTACAATCAGATTTCTGAGCGGGTAGCTAACGGCGACGGCCCATGCGCGCCGCCTGAGTACGGCAAGTGTCTCGAGGATCCCATGGTCGGCGAGGGTTACTGACTGAGAGATGGTTGTTGCAGCTGAATTCCGTGGGCCTGGTATCCGCAATCAATTTGAAGAAACCCCCGATAATTATGATCTTGAAAACGACCGCTCCCGCGGCTTCAGCGTCCGTTCCGGCCGTATCATTCTCCTAGGTGACGGCACTGAACTAATTCCCGAACAGAATGACGAGGAACTTTTCGACCAGAGAGAGGAAAATCGAGATGTCACAAATCATTTGCAACACGAGTCGCCTGATTCGTCGGCTCGAGGAGATCGTGAAGGTACCCCGGGACCCCAGTCGAAGAACGAGACCACGAGTAAGGCTGAGGAGACCTCGACTGCCGCCAACCTGTCCGAATCACCCTCAAGCGCAAACAAGAACTCTTCTGGCAGCGGGACTGAAGCCACGGAGAAGTCTGCCTCCTCGTAGTGACAATAGTTCATTTGCgtgttcttcctcctcgatct
The DNA window shown above is from Aspergillus fumigatus Af293 chromosome 1, whole genome shotgun sequence and carries:
- a CDS encoding putative ATP dependent RNA helicase; its protein translation is MASELEISSTFIPALYKPAALLPIARHRLSLLYLVETYPVTIVVGQTGSGKTTQLPQYLDQAGWCADGKAIAVTQPRRVAATTVAARVAEEMRCKLGEEVGYSIRFEDVTSASTRIKFLTDGMLLREVLVDPLLSRYSIIMVDEAHERSLSTDILLGILKKIMKRRPDLRIVVSSATLQAEDFLKFFAGEQFQGDGEAGELGGSIGRIISLEGRMYPVDILYLENPAEDYVERAVKTVFDIHLQEGDGDILVFLTGREEIETTIQLITERAATLHPKTPALLPLPLYSGLTTDQQMYVFEPAPENTRKVIVSTNIAEASVTINGIVYVVDCGFAKLRAYNPSTGIETLTAVPISKAAAVQRAGRAGRTKPGKCFRLYTQQAYEKLPDATVPEIQRSNLAPVIMQLKALGIDNIVRFDFLTAPPADLVIRAFELLYSLGAVDDYAKLTNPLGVRMAELALDPMLAKVLLSARSFNCLSEILSIAAMISLQGSIWVQHEGDKKSVESSRRKFAVEEGDHLTYLNVYQAFVTKGKKDPKWCRDNLLNYRSMQRAVSIRTQLKRYLERFGYQVDETLSGRHGTADLARPAEQIQRCLTTGYFAHAAKMQPDGTFKTVSGGLTLHAHPTSLMFVRARHCQCLPP
- a CDS encoding CUE domain-containing protein; translated protein: MSDEDKMTPSKSAAVPSSPKPESPTTARPLDFDDEPQETGVTTAPPQQTGTEAAPPKPPRPVSPRQQAENTLKEAFPTIEASVIRAVLVASNWDIERAFHALLGMTDPNAQQEDIAPPKPPRPSAAQRQLEADELYARQLAEHYNRRAPQPRWDESRRDRARRGSDQSEEREYSFFDDDLPVIRENIRKGFLETQSKVNSWVQNLKKRLDGEDVDEGPSNQRYGEGQGYSRPRRSGDMGRRSGDRERYDADPQLLSDDFSALELRDSEAPPPQPPRRPLANPNLYKSASPSPDRRKVSFQEGPPSEIGNLYDTSDPAKRTSTGSKSSKWQPLATVEPSPVAENDPFSLGDSEDERDTKGREQNHADEADRIKRATAEAMAGELGTTKVNDQTQTAGKS
- a CDS encoding GNAT family N-acetyltransferase, with amino-acid sequence MTLIGYFNYLHGRPLCLRLEFFIWAKVLQSARCQRYLEPPFFSVVCFRLSPSCRIGQESSTPETLWSPRLAVSYSPEYIHALGKDQAFDILAQIARIEKKTFPANEAFPFGEDLWKKKPNTRVLYAVSTASGVPRRLVAYAVYVRQKGVALLHKVCVVEAFRRQGIGMQLMNYIRQRLQKEGCQYIQLWVDKAREPARSLYNRSGFEEREEIADYYAPGRTGIRMVLDLKRG
- the ptcB gene encoding PP2C family serine/threonine-protein phosphatase; translated protein: MRTCGTSSEGQDECCLYGLSAMQGWRISMEDAHAAVLDLQAKSTGGSEKPTDPDKRLAFFGVYDGHGGDKVALFAGENVHKIVAKQEAFAKGDIEQALKDGFLATDRAILEDPKYEEEVSGCTAAVSVISKNKIWVANAGDSRSVLGVKGRAKPLSFDHKPQNEGEKARISAAGGFVDFGRVNGNLALSRAIGDFEFKKSPELSPEQQIVTAYPDVTVHEVTDDDEFLVIACDGIWDCQSSQSVVEFVRRGIAAKQELYRICENMMDNCLASNSETGGVGCDNMTMIIIGLLNGKTKEEWYNQISERVANGDGPCAPPEYGKSEFRGPGIRNQFEETPDNYDLENDRSRGFSVRSGRIILLGDGTELIPEQNDEELFDQREENRDVTNHLQHDKAEETSTAANLSESPSSANKNSSGSGTEATEKSASS
- a CDS encoding putative transmembrane glycoprotein, yielding MGPNKFKLVANNGPDSANMEVTLVVTAEDGPKPGKPLLPQLEAIGATSAPSTIFVHSGDSFVISFDHDTFTNTRKSTFFYATSPGNTPLPSWVQFDPSNLEFFGTTPNTGPQTFTFNLVASDVAGFSAAIMSFEMTVSPHILSFNQSTQTLFLTRGKHFNSSHFRDILTLDGRQPENGEVTSTEAQAPSWLTFDRDTISLSGTPPANAMNENVTISVRDTYGDVTRMIVTLQYSQFFTDNIKECDAVIGDDFVLVFNSAILKNDSVQLEVNLGQQLPWLRYNPDNKTLYGHAPSDLQPGRFPITLTAREGTAEDSEQFIIRAVRGDRQDGGEAKLTNTNNGGGGHGKKAGIIAVAVVIPIVFVMVILSLFCCWRYKRKAKAAAQEEGQFPTEKDSRLTPRNLPPCRPYETIKPNDPPIIFRSPSLSSSKPPKLELRPLWSEKSLEDSRQARNSDDKENSLAHSTIEWDFAPLTCHNPQEEKQTEDVSPQNKRLSFQSSPSLHRRTTANSTKREPLKSIQPRRSLKRNSAASSRSRRYSRRSSGISSVASGLPVRLSGAGHGAGGFGPPGHGVVHVSWQNTHASLQSDESSVGNIAPLFPRPPPRGRNSVEFRILDHPRQLTVRAVEPESPTISESDSLEAFVHYRAKNRNSSNPMFSAQFARRTSSGLRALERARSTASRADTMSSSIYNDGRRQSYIQDRPGSMAMSAMSASVYTEENRNSAFLQSLGLEALNVRPIAPLPKKQSQSSLAQNYSKIISPLPRFFSETSLSSNRRLEPGNAVDTLDESQNVNEDSSGSQRRWYRGNPYFQENFSTHRFSLRRSPSTSSVPADSTVRRVSLVRFAGMGNGDDQTMNFDQRWRNRRSVSIEQPGGSVQRDVVNSVRSDANFV